CGCACGAAGCGCGCCCTCGCGGTCGCGGATGACCATGATCGGCTGACCGGCGAGCGAGAGCGTGGTGTAGTCGCCCGGCTCGGTAAGCATGTCGGCGCGGCCGACGCAGAACCAGTCTTTCGCGAAGATCTGGGAGAGTTCGGCCTCGAGGAAGGCGGGGTCGGTATAGACCGATTTCGGCATCGCGCGCGCGCTCTCGAAAGGCTGCGCGACGTTGCGGGCCAGTTCGGCCATGGGTGAAAGCGTTGTGTCGTGGCGGGTCATGGCAGTCTCCTTGACGGGCGAGCACTCGGTTCATCTGCATAAACCTCTGGACGAGTTTTGCAAAATTCATTCTTCTTAGGCTCAAGCTAGGGGAAAGCTATGCAATGGCCGATTTCACGCTGAAGCAACTGGAATACCTGCTGGCCTGTGTCGACGAGGGCTCGGTCGCGGGCGCGGCGGCGCGGCTCAACGTCTCGCAGCCCACGATCTCGGTCGCGATCGCCAAGCTCGAGGCGCGGCTTGGTGTCCAGCTCCTGCTGCGTCACCACGCGCAGGGCGTCACGCTGACCGGCGCGGGAGCCGACCTCGTGCCGATGGCACGCAACCTGGTGGCGCAGGCCGAGGACCTGGGCCGTGCCGCGCAGGAGGCGGGGCAGGGCGTGCGCGGACGGCTGAGGGTCGGGGCGCTCTCGACGCTTGCGCCGAAGGTGCTGCCGCGCGTGATCCGCGTGATGGGCGAGCGGCATCCGGGGGTCGCGGTCGACATTCGCGAGGGCGGACAGGCGGAGATCCTGCGCAGTCTCTATGCCGGGCGGCTCGACCTCGCGGTGCTCTACGATATCGACCTGCCGCCCGACCTCGCGCTCGAGACGATGCCGGCACAATCGCCCTACGTGGCCCTCCCCGAGGGGCACCGGCTTGCGGAGCGGGAAGAGATCGCGCTCGAGGACCTGGTGGACGAGCCGCTCATCCTGCTCGACATGCCGCCCAGCCGCGACTTCTTTCTCAATTTCTTTCGTGCGCGCGGTCTCGAGCCGCGGATCGCGCAGACGTCGCCCTCGATGGAGGTGGTGCGCGGTCTCGTGGCGCAGGGGCTTGGCTATTCCATCCTCGTCACGCGGCCCGCGGGCGATCTGAGCTATGACGGGCGCCGCCTGATCATCCGCGCGCTGCGGGATTGCCCGACACAAAGCGCCATCGTGATCGCGCGGCCCGGTGGTCTGCGCGAGACACGGGCCATGGCGGCGTTCACCGAGATCGCGGGCGAACATCTGCGGTGAGGCGCCGCGCGCGTCCCGTCACGTGAGGGCGGCCACCTCCCATTGCAACTGCCGGACGCCGGCGAGGCGCGCGAACCGCGCGAGCTCCGCGGCGAGCTTCTCGTGCCGCGCGGTGCCCCACCTGACGCGCGGTTCGGGCCAGAAGCCGGTCACGCGCATGAGATCGCGGGCGCGATCCGCCTTCACCTCGATCCGGCCGACGAAGCGATCCGCTTCGAGCAGGGGATAGACATAGTAGCCCCAGCGCCGTTTCGAGGCGGGCACGAACATCTCGTTGCGGTAGTCGAAGCCGAAGAGGCGTTCGAGACGGTTGCGATCACGCACCGCCGGGTCGAACGGGTTGAGGATGCGCAGCCGTGACGTGGGGGCCGGTGCGGTGGAGAGACGCGTTTCGATATCGGGGGCGGCGAGGGCGGCCGTCCACCGACCGTCCGCGCCCTCGACCTCGACCCGGACGGTATATCGCGCCGCGGCGCACCAGTCGCGCACCTCCCGTGCCGTCGCGGCGGCCCAGAACCGCTGAACCTCGCCCGGACTGCCGATGCCGATCCGGTCGAGCGCCGCGCGGCACAGCCAGTCGACCTGCTCGGCATCGGCGGGCGCGTCGCCCAGACGGGCGGGAAAGACGCGCTCGGCCAGGTCGTAGTATTTCACGAAGTTCCTGCGGTGCGCGGTGGCGAGCTCGCCCGCATACCACATCTGGTCGAGCGCCTTCTTGTGCGGCGGGCGCGCCCACATCTCGCGGCTGGCGGCCGTCGTGTCGAAGGCGTGGGTCGAGAGCGCACCCTCGCGTGCGATGCGGTCGCGGATCGCCGCGATCTGATCGCGGCCGAGGCCCGAGCGATACCATTCATGCGCGGCGGCCTTCTCGCCCAGCCGCCGGAACTGTCTTTGCCAGTAGGGCAGCACCTCCATCGGGATGAGCGAGGCGTCGTGGGTGAAATGCTCGAAGACGGCGCGGTCGCGTTCCAGCAGCGGCCAGAGCATCCCCTCGCGATAATTCTGGTTGCGCGACCAGAGGATGTGATTGTGTGCACGCGTCACGTTGCGGATCGTGTCGATCTGCACGAAACCGAGGCGCCGGATGATGGCGGCCACGTCGAGCGGGCCGGTGGGCGTCTCGGCGAGGCCGTTCACGTCCAGCCAGAGGCGGCGGGCGTCGCGATTGCGGATGCGGAGGGGCGCGGACATGCGCGCGAGGATTGGCCGCGACGACAACCCAGTCAAGCCGCGCCCGCAGCGTCACACGGTTTTTGCCATGGAAATCGCGGCGGTCATTTGCTACCCCTCGCCGCATCGCAGCACGCCGAGAGGGCCACGATATGAGTGCCACCGCAAAGAAGACCGCGCCGTTGCCGGACGACATCCGCGCGATGAAGGGCGGCACGCCGATCGTGAGCCTGACCGCCTACACCACGCCGATGGCACAGATGATGGACGCGCATTGCGATCTCGTGCTGGTGGGGGACAGCGTGGGCATGGTGCTGCACGGGCTGACCTCGACCCTCGGGGTGACGATGGAGATGATGATCCTGCACGGGCAGGCCGTGGCGCGCGGGCTGAGCCGGGCGATGATGGTCGTCGACATGCCCTTCGGCAGCTACGAGGAAAGCCCCGAGCAGGCCTTTCGCAACGCCGCGCGGATCATGCGCGAGACCGGCGCGGGGGCGGTGAAGCTCGAGGGCGGGACGCACATGGCCGAGACCATCGCCTTTCTCGTCGCCCGTGGCGTTCCGGTGATGGCGCATGTGGGCCTCACGCCGCAGTCGATCAACACCCTGGGCGGCTACAAGGTGCAGGGCCGCGATGCCGCCGCCGAGAAGCTCATGGCGGATGCGCGCGCGGTGGCCGGGGCGGGCGCGTTCTCGGTCGTGCTCGAGAAGGTGCCGGCCGTGCTGGCCGACCGTATCACCGCCGAGATCGACATTCCCACCATCGGCATCGGGGCATCGGCCGGATGCGACGGGCAGATCCTCGTGGTGGACGACATGCTGGGGCTGTTCACCGCGTTCAAGCCGAAATTCGTGAAGCGCTTCGGCAACCTGGGCGAGGATGGCGAGGCCGCGATCGCCGCCTACGCCGCCGAGGTGCGCGCCCGCACCTTCCCGGCCGAGGAACATACCTTCGCCGCCGAGACCCCGAGGAAGGCCAAGGACAAATGACAGCGCCTATCGTCAGGCGGGTGTCCGAGTTGCGCGCGCTGACCCGCGAATGGGTCATGGCGGGCGAGCGGATCGGCGTGGTGCCGACAATGGGCGCGCTGCATGACGGGCACCTGTCGCTGGTCGCGGCGGCCAAGAAGACCTGTGACCGCGTGATCGTGACGATCTTCGTCAACCCCAAGCAGTTCAACAATCCCGAGGATCTCAAGACCTATCCCCGCACCGAGGAAGAGGACGCGCGCAAGCTGGCCCGCTTCGATGTGGACGCGATCTTCGTACCCGAGGGGGACGAGATGTACCCGGAGGGCTTCTCGACCACCGTGTCGGTCGCCGGCCTGACGGACGTGATGGACGGCGTGCATCGGCCCGGTCATTTCGACGGGGTGGCGACGGTGGTGGCGAAGCTCTTTCTCCAGACATCGGCGACGGACGCCTTCTTCGGCGAGAAGGACTTCCAGCAGCTCCAGGTCGTGCGCCGCATGGCGCGCGATCTCGACATGGGCGTGACGGTGCATGGGTGCCCCACGATCCGCGAGATCGACGGGCTGGCCATGTCGTCGCGCAACCTGCTTCTGTCGGATCGCGCCCGGACGCTCGCGCCGCGCCTCTTCGAGGAGATGGAGGGGATCGTCGAGGGCGTGAGGGGCGGCGGCGCGTTCGGCGATTTGCGCGAGACGGCCATCGCTCGGTTGCAGAAAAGCGGTTTCGGCGAGGTCGATTACCTCGAGATGCGGGCGAATGACGACCTGGGGCTTCTGGCCGCGCCCGACCGGCCCGCGCGCCTGTTCGCGGCGGCGTGGCTGGCGGGTGTGCGGCTCATCGACAACATCGCGGTCTAGGTTCCGGCGCGGGCGGGCCAAGACCCCGGGCCGCGCCCGGGGCCGCGTGTCAGGCGACGTCGAACTCGAGCGGCCGGATCTGGCGGAACTTGCCGGTCTCGCGCAACTTGCCGATGACCTCGTCCGAGACCTTGGCATCCACGTAGAGCAGCGCGATCGCCTCGCCCCCGGCCGTCGCCCGGCCCAGGGTGAAGTTGGCGATGTTGACGCCGTTCTCGGCCATGGTCTGCCCGAGGACACCGATGATGCCGGGCTCGTCCGTGTTGGTGGTATAGAGCATGTGCGGCCCGATCTCGGCGTCGATGTTGATCCCCTTGATCTGGATGAAGCGCGGCTTGCCGTCGGAAAAGACCGTGCCGCCGATGGAGCGCTCGCGTTCCGCCGTGACGACCGTAAGCTTGATGTAGCCGTCGAACACGCCCGACTTGTCCTGGTGCGTGGTGCTGATCTTGATGCCGCGTTCGCGGGCGGTGACGGGAGCCGAGACCATGTTCACCTCGGGGTTCACGGACTTCATGATCCCCGCGACGGCGGCGCAGGTCAGCGCCTCGAGGTTCATCGAGGCGACCACGCCGTCATAGAGGATGTTGATGGCCTTGATCGGCTCGTCCGTCATCTGGCCGATGAAGTTGCCCAGGTGCCCGGCGAGCTGGATCCACGGGCCCATGACCTTGGCCTCCTCGGCGGTGACGGAGGGCATGTTGAGCGCGTTGGTCACGGCGCCGGTGAGCAGGTAGTCCGAGATCTGTTCGGCCACCTGGATCGCGACGTTTTCCTGCGCCTCGGTGGTCGCGGCGCCGAGATGCGGCGTGCAGACCACGTTGGGCAGGCCGAAAAGGGGGCTGTCGGTCGCGGGCTCGACCTCGAACACGTCGAAGCCCGCCCCGGCGACGTGACCCGATTTCAGAAGCTCGGCCAGCGCGGCCTCGTCCACCAGCCCGCCGCGTGCGCAGTTGATGATCCGCACGCCCGGCTTGGTCCGGGCAAGGCGTTCCTTCGACAGGATATTGCGGGTCTGGTCGGTCAGCGGGACATGCAGCGTGATGAAGTCGGAGCGCGCGATCAACTCGTCGAGCTCCACCTTCTCGACGCCCATCTTGTCGGCCTTCTCCTGGCTGAGGAACGGGTCGTAGGCGATGACCTTCATCCGGAGCCCCAGCGCACGCGCGCAGACGATGCCGCCGATATTGCCCGCGCCGATGACGCCCAGCGTCTTGGCCGTGAGCTCGGTGCCCATGAAGCGCGACTTCTCCCACTTGCCCGCATGGGTCGAAGCGCTGGCTTCGGGGATCTGGCGCGCGACGGCGAACATGAGCGCGATGGCGTGCTCGGCGGTGGTGATCATGTTGCCGAAAGGCGTGTTCATGACGATCACGCCCTTTTTCGACGCGGCGTCCTTGTCGATGTTGTCGGTGCCGATCCCGGCGCGGCCGATCACCTTGAGATTGGTGGCGCGGTCGAGGATCTTGGGCGTGACCTTGGTGGCCGAGCGGATGGCGAGGCCGTCGTAATCGCCGATGATCTCGGCGAGTTTTTCCTTGTCCTTGCCGAGGTCGGGCATGAAATCCACGTCGATGCCGCGATCGCGGAATATCTGGACGGCGGTTTCGGAAAGCTTGTCGGAAACGAGAACCTTGGGGGGCATGGGGGTGATCCTTTGATTGAGGAGCGGTGCGCGCGCCCCGGAGCGATCCGGGGCCTCATGGGATGGGGGGCCGGGACGGGCCGCGTCAGGCCGGCGTGGCCGCACGAGCGGCGATCTCGGTCTCGAAGGCCCAGCCGATCCACGGCATGAGCGCTTCGACATCCGACGTCTCGACCGTGCCGCCGCACCAGATCCGAAGGCCGGCGGGCGCATCGCGATAGGCGCCGATGTCGTAGGCCACGCCCTTTTCCTCGAGCCGTTTGGCGACGGCCTTGGCGAAGGCGGCGCCGTCGTCGATGCGGTCGTCGCCGAAGACGAGGCAGACGGAGGTGTTCGAGCGGATGGCGGGATCGCGGGCGAGGAAGCGGAGCCAGTCGTGATCGGCCACGAAACGCTGGATCACCGCGAGGTTCGCATAGGCGCGTTCGCGCAGGCCCTCGAGCCCGCCGGCCGCGCGCGCCCAGTCGAGCGCGCGCAGGTAATCCTCGACGCAGAGCATCGAAGGCGTGTTGATCGTGGCGCCCTCGAAGATGCCCTCGATCAGCTTGCCGTCCTTGGTGAGACGGAAAATCTTGGGCAGCGGCCAGGGCGGCGTATAGCTTTCGAGCCGTTCCACCGCGCGGGGCGACAGGACGATCATGCCATGCGCGGCCTCACCGCCGAGCACCTTTTGCCACGAGAAGGTCGTGACATCGAGCTTGTCCCACGGCAAACGCTGCGCGAAGGCCGCAGAGGTGGCATCGCAGATCGTGAGCCCCGCGCGATCCGGTTTGATCCAATCGCCGTTGGGGACGCGCACGCCCGAGGTGGTGCCGTTCCACGTGAAGACCACGTCCTTGTCCGTGTCTACCTCGGAAAGGTTAACGATTTCCCCATAGGGCGCTTCGCGCACCGTCGCGTCGAGTTGAAGCTGCTTGACCGCGTCGGTCACCCAGCCCTTGCCGAAGCTCTCCCAGGCCAGCATCTCGACCGGGCGCGCGCCCAGCATGGTCCACATGGCCATCTCGACGGCGCCGGTGTCGGAAGCGGGGACGATGCCGATGCGGTAGCCGTCGGGGATGCCCAGCACCTCGCGCGTGCCGTCGATGGCGGCCTTCAGCCGCGCCTTGCCCAGGGCCGCGCGATGCGACCGGCCAAGCGGCGCGTCCGAGAGGGCGGCAAGGTCGAATGTGGGATACTTGGCGCAGGGGCCGGAGGAAAAACGCGGGTTTTCCGGCCGCGTGCCGGGTTCGACGATATCGGTCATGGATACCCTTACAGATATGTGCCCCTCGTTGGGGAGGGGTGTCCCACGCATAGGGTTAGGGCGTTTGCTGCGCTGCCGCAAGTGTCGAATTGCGCTTTTGCGGCCGTTCGTGCAGTAAACGCGACAGGAGGCGGCGCGGATCGGAAACATCGGCGCGCGCGAGCAGAAGGGTGAAACGCATGAAGATCGTGACGCTGATCGCGCAGCCCGGAGGGTTGCAGCCGGCGCTGGTCGAGAGCCTGCGCAACGCGTGGGGCGGGGGTGACGCGCTATGGCTGGCGCCGGACGAGGCGGCGGAATTCGCGGTGGCGGACGTGCCGGGCAATCGCTGGGACGTCTGGGAAAGCCTGCAGGCCGACGCCGTGGACCTGATCGTGCAGCCGGCGGAAAACCGTGCGAAATCAATGCTTCTGGCGGATATGGACAGCACGATGATCGAGCAGGAATGCATCGACGAGCTGGCCGACGAGGCGGGCGTCGGCGCGCATGTGCGCGAGGTGACGCGGCGCGCGATGAACGGCGAGCTGGATTTCGAGGGGGCGCTGGTCGAGCGGGTCGCCCTGATGAAAGGGCTCGAAGCGGGCGTGATCGAGCGGGTGCTGGACGCGCGCATCACCCACATGCCGGGGGCGGCGACGCTGCTGGCGACGATGCGGGCGAAGGGGGCTTACACGGCGCTCGTGTCGGGCGGGTTCACGCAGTTCACCGAGCGCGTGGCGGCCGCGCTGGGCTTCGACGAGAACCGGGCCAACACCCTTGTCATCAAGGACAATCTCCTGGCGGGCGAGGTGCGGATGCCGATCCTCGGGCGGGCGGCGAAGGTCGAGGCGCTCGAGGAGATCACCGCGCGGCGGGGTTTGACGCCCGATGACGTGATCGCCGTGGGCGACGGGGCGAACGACCTAGGCATGTTGCACCGGGCCGGGACGGGGGTGGCGCTTCATGCGAAACCCAGCGTGGCGGCGGAATGCGACGTGCGTGTCAATCACGGCGACCTGACCGCCCTGCTTTACCTGCAGGGCTATGCCAGGTCCGAGTTCGTCACCTCCGCGCCGAAAGGTTAACGGGGCGAACCCCACGTCGGTATCCATGTCGGTATCCACGTCGGTATCGCGTCGGTGGAAGGTGAGTCGCACCGATCGTTAACGGGGCGCACGCCGATCCGGCCCGGGCGGGCCGCTCTCGCGATGGATGACCCGGAAGTTAACGGGCCGCACGCTCGTCACGGCGCTTCCTTGGCGGGGGGTGAGTCGCCGCAAGTGACGACCGCGCGCGCGGTCAGTCGGGGTCGGGGGCGGATTTGCCGAGCACGCCCTCGACGTAGAAGATCCGCACCGCGACGACGAGCACCAGGAGCATGGGCGTCGCGAACATCATGGCGAGGAAGCCGAAGAGCGCGCCGAAGGCGACGATGGTCACGATGATGAGCGCCGGTGGCAGCGACGTCGCCTGGCGCTGGATGTTCGGGGTGATGAAGTTGCCTTCGAGCATCTGCACCGCGAAGATGAGAAGCCCGACCCAGAGGGCCTTGGTCGGGTCGATGGAGAAGGCGATGAGCATGGCGGGGATGCCGCCGATGAAGGGGCCGAAATAGGGAATGAAATTCGTGACCCCGGCGATCACGCCAAGGGCCACGAAGACCGGCATCCCGAGCCACCACAGCCCGAGCGCCATCAGCACCGCCACCACGACCATCGCGACGAGCTGACCGAGGAGCCAGTGGAAGAGCCCCGGGCTCGCCTCGTCGAGGAACCGGCGCGTGCGCCCTTCCAGCGACGGCGGCACCAGCGCCATCGCGCCGCGGCGATAGAGGCCGGGATTGACCGCGAGAAAGAGCGCCACGGCGATGACGACGAAGAGATTGGTGATCGCGCTCGCGATGGTCGAGAACGTGCCGGTGATGAGGCCCATCGCGTTCCAGCTTCCGCCCTGCTCGGGCTCCTCGATCTGGTTGACGAGATAGGTGCCGAAGCGCGAGGAGCGGAGATACTCCTCGAACCCGGTCAGCGCGTCGGGGAGGCGCTGGGCCAGCGTGTCGAACTGGCCGACGAGCTGCGGGCCGGTGGCCATGACGAGCGCGGTGATGAAAAGCGCGATGAACGCGACGACGATGCCGAGGGACAGGAGCCGCGGCATCGGCAGGTGATCGCGCAGCTTGGCCGCGAGGTGACAGATCACCACGGCGACGAGGATGCCCGCGAAGGTGAGAAAGGCGAGGTGGCGCAGGAACCACAGGGCCGCGGCGATGCCGCAGATGACGAGCACGACGAGCGTGGCGCGCACGACAAGGGCGATGGTCGATGTCTCGTCGCGCGTGCCGGGCGCTTTCGTCGTGTTGTCGTGGTTCATCCTCACCCCCCGCCGGCCCCGGCCCGTTCACCGCTGGTATGACGCGCCGTCTTTCATCGCCAACGGGGTGGCAGGGGCACGGGTTCCCCCGCGCATCCCCCTCGCCAACGCCGCGAGATCGGCGTAAAGCGGATTCATGACCCGGATCGTTCCCCTTGCCGAGGCGCGACACCTGCCGTTCTGGCGCCGCCCCGTGACGCTTCTCTTCGTGATGGCCGCCGCGATGCCAGTGGCCTTTGCCACATGGTCGGCGCTGCTCAACAACTTCACGATCGAGGTGGCGGGGTTCGACGGGTCGGATATCGGCTGGCTGCACACGGTGCGCGAGATCCCGGGCTTCCTTGCCGTGGGGGTGATCGCGATCATCATCTTCGTGCGCGAGCAGGTGCTGGGCCTCGTGTCGCTCGCGCTTCTGGGGGTGGCGACGGCGGTGACGGCGTGGTTTCCCAGCCTGGGCGGGATCCTGACGATCACGATGCTGAGCTCGATCGGGTTTCACTATTACGAGACGGTCAACCAGTCGCTGCAACTGCAATGGCTCGACCGGGCGCGCGCGCCCAAGGTGCTGGGCTGGCTCACGGCGGCGGCCTCGGCCTCGACACTGGTGGTCTATCTCATCATCGTGGCGCTGTGGGACACGCTGGGCCTGACCTACAACATCGTCTATCTCGCCTCGGGCGGGGTGACGGCGGCGGTGGCGATCTTCGCGCTGTTCGCCTACCCGCAGTTCGAGGCGCCGAACCCGCAGGTCAAGAAGATGATCCTGCGCCGCCGCTACTGGCTCTATTACGCGCTGCAGTTCATGGCGGGCGCGCGGCGGCAGATCTTCGTCGTCTTCGCGGGCTTCATGATGGTCGAGCGGTTCGGCTTCGCGGTCCACGAGGTGACGGCGCTTTTCCTGATCAACCTCGTGGCGAACATGGTCTTCGCGCCGATGATGGGCCACGCCGTCGCGCGGTTCGGAGAGCGTCGGACGCTGATCTTCGAATACGCGGGCCTCGCGCTGGTCTTCCTCGCCTATGGCGGCATCTACATGTTCGGCTGGGGCGTGGTTCTGGCCGCGACGCTCTACGTGGTGGATCACATCCTTTTCGCGCTGGCGCTGGCGCTCAAGACCTATTTCCAGAAGATCGCCGATCCGGGCGACATCGCCCCCACCGCCGCCGTGGCCTTCACGATCAACCATATCGCGGCGGTCTTCCTGCCGGCGCTGCTGGGCTATCTCTGGCTCGTCTCGCCGCAGATGGTGTTCGGGCTGGCCGCGGGGATGGCCTGCGTGTCGCTGATGCTGGCCTGTCTCATCCCGCGCCATCCCGAGCCGGGCAACGAGACGCGGTTCTCGGTGCCCCTGCCGCGCCCCGCCGAGTGAGAGGAAAGAGAATGCCCACCTATACCGCGCTGACCACCCTTGCGGGTCGGGAAATGGCCGAGGCCCTGGCCGAGGCGATGGAAATGCTGGACCCCGAGCCCACGGGCGTCGGCACCTTCGAGATCGAGGACGGGTCGGGCACCTGGGAGGTGGGCGGCTATTTCACCGAAAGCCCCGACGAGGAGGCGCTGGCCATGCTCGCCCGGGTCCACGGCGCGCGGCCCTTCGCCGTGTCGGAACTGCCCGACGAGGACTGGGTCGCCAAGGTGCGGCGCGAGCTGGTCCCGGTCGAGGCGGGG
This window of the Roseovarius sp. SCSIO 43702 genome carries:
- a CDS encoding LysR family transcriptional regulator translates to MADFTLKQLEYLLACVDEGSVAGAAARLNVSQPTISVAIAKLEARLGVQLLLRHHAQGVTLTGAGADLVPMARNLVAQAEDLGRAAQEAGQGVRGRLRVGALSTLAPKVLPRVIRVMGERHPGVAVDIREGGQAEILRSLYAGRLDLAVLYDIDLPPDLALETMPAQSPYVALPEGHRLAEREEIALEDLVDEPLILLDMPPSRDFFLNFFRARGLEPRIAQTSPSMEVVRGLVAQGLGYSILVTRPAGDLSYDGRRLIIRALRDCPTQSAIVIARPGGLRETRAMAAFTEIAGEHLR
- a CDS encoding winged helix-turn-helix domain-containing protein produces the protein MSAPLRIRNRDARRLWLDVNGLAETPTGPLDVAAIIRRLGFVQIDTIRNVTRAHNHILWSRNQNYREGMLWPLLERDRAVFEHFTHDASLIPMEVLPYWQRQFRRLGEKAAAHEWYRSGLGRDQIAAIRDRIAREGALSTHAFDTTAASREMWARPPHKKALDQMWYAGELATAHRRNFVKYYDLAERVFPARLGDAPADAEQVDWLCRAALDRIGIGSPGEVQRFWAAATAREVRDWCAAARYTVRVEVEGADGRWTAALAAPDIETRLSTAPAPTSRLRILNPFDPAVRDRNRLERLFGFDYRNEMFVPASKRRWGYYVYPLLEADRFVGRIEVKADRARDLMRVTGFWPEPRVRWGTARHEKLAAELARFARLAGVRQLQWEVAALT
- the panB gene encoding 3-methyl-2-oxobutanoate hydroxymethyltransferase, which translates into the protein MSATAKKTAPLPDDIRAMKGGTPIVSLTAYTTPMAQMMDAHCDLVLVGDSVGMVLHGLTSTLGVTMEMMILHGQAVARGLSRAMMVVDMPFGSYEESPEQAFRNAARIMRETGAGAVKLEGGTHMAETIAFLVARGVPVMAHVGLTPQSINTLGGYKVQGRDAAAEKLMADARAVAGAGAFSVVLEKVPAVLADRITAEIDIPTIGIGASAGCDGQILVVDDMLGLFTAFKPKFVKRFGNLGEDGEAAIAAYAAEVRARTFPAEEHTFAAETPRKAKDK
- the panC gene encoding pantoate--beta-alanine ligase, with protein sequence MTAPIVRRVSELRALTREWVMAGERIGVVPTMGALHDGHLSLVAAAKKTCDRVIVTIFVNPKQFNNPEDLKTYPRTEEEDARKLARFDVDAIFVPEGDEMYPEGFSTTVSVAGLTDVMDGVHRPGHFDGVATVVAKLFLQTSATDAFFGEKDFQQLQVVRRMARDLDMGVTVHGCPTIREIDGLAMSSRNLLLSDRARTLAPRLFEEMEGIVEGVRGGGAFGDLRETAIARLQKSGFGEVDYLEMRANDDLGLLAAPDRPARLFAAAWLAGVRLIDNIAV
- the serA gene encoding phosphoglycerate dehydrogenase; this translates as MPPKVLVSDKLSETAVQIFRDRGIDVDFMPDLGKDKEKLAEIIGDYDGLAIRSATKVTPKILDRATNLKVIGRAGIGTDNIDKDAASKKGVIVMNTPFGNMITTAEHAIALMFAVARQIPEASASTHAGKWEKSRFMGTELTAKTLGVIGAGNIGGIVCARALGLRMKVIAYDPFLSQEKADKMGVEKVELDELIARSDFITLHVPLTDQTRNILSKERLARTKPGVRIINCARGGLVDEAALAELLKSGHVAGAGFDVFEVEPATDSPLFGLPNVVCTPHLGAATTEAQENVAIQVAEQISDYLLTGAVTNALNMPSVTAEEAKVMGPWIQLAGHLGNFIGQMTDEPIKAINILYDGVVASMNLEALTCAAVAGIMKSVNPEVNMVSAPVTARERGIKISTTHQDKSGVFDGYIKLTVVTAERERSIGGTVFSDGKPRFIQIKGINIDAEIGPHMLYTTNTDEPGIIGVLGQTMAENGVNIANFTLGRATAGGEAIALLYVDAKVSDEVIGKLRETGKFRQIRPLEFDVA
- a CDS encoding phosphoserine transaminase: MTDIVEPGTRPENPRFSSGPCAKYPTFDLAALSDAPLGRSHRAALGKARLKAAIDGTREVLGIPDGYRIGIVPASDTGAVEMAMWTMLGARPVEMLAWESFGKGWVTDAVKQLQLDATVREAPYGEIVNLSEVDTDKDVVFTWNGTTSGVRVPNGDWIKPDRAGLTICDATSAAFAQRLPWDKLDVTTFSWQKVLGGEAAHGMIVLSPRAVERLESYTPPWPLPKIFRLTKDGKLIEGIFEGATINTPSMLCVEDYLRALDWARAAGGLEGLRERAYANLAVIQRFVADHDWLRFLARDPAIRSNTSVCLVFGDDRIDDGAAFAKAVAKRLEEKGVAYDIGAYRDAPAGLRIWCGGTVETSDVEALMPWIGWAFETEIAARAATPA
- the serB gene encoding phosphoserine phosphatase SerB, encoding MKIVTLIAQPGGLQPALVESLRNAWGGGDALWLAPDEAAEFAVADVPGNRWDVWESLQADAVDLIVQPAENRAKSMLLADMDSTMIEQECIDELADEAGVGAHVREVTRRAMNGELDFEGALVERVALMKGLEAGVIERVLDARITHMPGAATLLATMRAKGAYTALVSGGFTQFTERVAAALGFDENRANTLVIKDNLLAGEVRMPILGRAAKVEALEEITARRGLTPDDVIAVGDGANDLGMLHRAGTGVALHAKPSVAAECDVRVNHGDLTALLYLQGYARSEFVTSAPKG
- a CDS encoding AI-2E family transporter, producing the protein MNHDNTTKAPGTRDETSTIALVVRATLVVLVICGIAAALWFLRHLAFLTFAGILVAVVICHLAAKLRDHLPMPRLLSLGIVVAFIALFITALVMATGPQLVGQFDTLAQRLPDALTGFEEYLRSSRFGTYLVNQIEEPEQGGSWNAMGLITGTFSTIASAITNLFVVIAVALFLAVNPGLYRRGAMALVPPSLEGRTRRFLDEASPGLFHWLLGQLVAMVVVAVLMALGLWWLGMPVFVALGVIAGVTNFIPYFGPFIGGIPAMLIAFSIDPTKALWVGLLIFAVQMLEGNFITPNIQRQATSLPPALIIVTIVAFGALFGFLAMMFATPMLLVLVVAVRIFYVEGVLGKSAPDPD
- a CDS encoding MFS transporter gives rise to the protein MTRIVPLAEARHLPFWRRPVTLLFVMAAAMPVAFATWSALLNNFTIEVAGFDGSDIGWLHTVREIPGFLAVGVIAIIIFVREQVLGLVSLALLGVATAVTAWFPSLGGILTITMLSSIGFHYYETVNQSLQLQWLDRARAPKVLGWLTAAASASTLVVYLIIVALWDTLGLTYNIVYLASGGVTAAVAIFALFAYPQFEAPNPQVKKMILRRRYWLYYALQFMAGARRQIFVVFAGFMMVERFGFAVHEVTALFLINLVANMVFAPMMGHAVARFGERRTLIFEYAGLALVFLAYGGIYMFGWGVVLAATLYVVDHILFALALALKTYFQKIADPGDIAPTAAVAFTINHIAAVFLPALLGYLWLVSPQMVFGLAAGMACVSLMLACLIPRHPEPGNETRFSVPLPRPAE